Genomic window (Aquimarina sp. BL5):
GAATTGAATATTAAGATTTAAAAATAATAGTATTCTATAAGAATTAGTAATTAATCCAATTTAAAAAAGAATAAATTTTATTTTGATTCTCAATATTATAAAATAAAACGGACGAATTCTATATGATTCTCTACGCATTCTAAAGATTAAACGATCCTTTAAAATTGTACATTATTTTTACTTTTATAAAATTGGTTGACCAATTTAATTTTCAAACCTAATTTTATACAATCACGTTTTGAAAAATCAAAAATATATTCTGTTTAACAAAATTGACATAAATATTCCTATTAACGTGAAGGTTGAGATATGTCTACTAATTAATATGATTTAATTATGGTCAAAACAAACTATTTTATTAATATGATAAAGGTTTTTATCCTTTTAATAAGCCTCTCGTTAAGTGCTGCTGATATAACAGTACCCTTAGGAGGGAACATTCAGGATGCACTCGATGATGTAGGCTCTAGCGGAGGAGGTACTGTTACACTTGCTTCTGGTACATTTACGATTACTTCATCTCTTAAAATATCTAGTAACACAACACTACAAGGTTCAGGTACATACGCCACTACTATTAAGACTACTAAAAATATAAAGATGATTGTTCAATCTGGTTATGGTTTAAAAAACATTACCATTCAGAATCTAACTTTAAGTGGTACCAATGCATCTGACGGTGGAGGAATAGAAATTATCTCCTATGGCGAAGATCACGATACGGTAAAAATATCAAGTGTTCGTTGTTACAATACAGGATGGGGCGTGCATATTAAAGGTGTTAAAAATGTTTTAGTAGAGAATTGTGATTTTAGTGAAAACGGAACAGCGGGTAAAGAAGGTTTTGCTCATAATATGTACCTAAGGAGATGTTATGGTGCTGTTGTTAGAAACTCTACATTTAATAATTCCACATCTGCCAATGGAATCAATATTTCTTATAGTGAAGATATAGAAATTTATGATTGTGAAATGTCGGGAAACTATTTTAGAGGAGTACGTGCTGCAGATACCGAAGGATATTTGGTACATGATTGTATTATCACCGGTAATGGAGATTTTGGATTAGGCGCAAATAGTGAAAACTTTACTACAAGAGATATCGATTGGAAAAATAACTGTGTAGCAAATAATGCAAAAGATGGTATTTATGCTAAATCTGGAGCTACTGGAAAAATTTTAAATTGTAATTCTTATGGTAATGGAGATGATTATGACGTTACCAGTACAGTTTCTCAGTCAAGCAATATAAGTGATTCAAGTAAAACCTGTGAAGATACTGTAGAAACTTGTGACAGCTACAATGCATTTTCGCAAATAGAAGCAGAAGATTTTTGTGAGCAATCGGGTATACAGACAGGAAATACTAATTCTTTTGTAGGATGGGTAAATAACGGAGATTGGGTAAAATACGAAAATGTTGATTTTGGTTCCGGAGTAAATTCAATAGAAATATCTGCATCAAGTGGTACTTCAGGAGGAATTATTGAAATAAGACAAGGAAGTGTTTCCGGAACTTTATTAGGAACAGTAGAAGTTACTAATACTGGATCTTTTACTTCCTGGGAAACTCTAACAGCAAGTATATCAGAAATAAATGATAAACAAGATATTTATTTTGTATTTACTGGCGGAAATGGGTATTTATTTGATGTTGATTGGTTTAAGTTTTCAAAAGAAACGACTACAAATATTTGTAATTCACCATTGGTAGCTATTATACCACCTTCTAATCTAACTCCTGGTATTAGTTATATGTATTATGAAGGTAGTTGGAATTCACTTCCTAATTTTAATTCACTTACACCAGTATCTACTGGAGTGGGTTCTACCATTGATCTAAGTAATGTTTCTAATGGTGATAATTTTGGATTAACCTTTAACGGTTATGTAAATATCCCAAATGATGGTAATCATACTTTTTATACAACTTCTGATGATGGTTCCTCTCTTTGGATTGATGGAAATAAAGTAGTAGACAATGATGGGTTACACGGTGCACGGGAAGCATCAGGAATAGTTTGTTTAGAAGCTGGATATCACAAAATAGAAGTTCAATTTTTTGAAAAAACTGGTGGAAATGTATTGACTGTAGCATATGAGGGACCCGGTATTTCAAAACAGAACATACCTACTTATTATGCAGTTACAAATAATACAATCACTATTCAAGAAGATGAAACTGGATTCTGCTCTGCTGAAGGTACTGTTGACAGTAATCATACTGGACATACTGGATCTGGATTTTTGAATACCGCTAATGTACTTGGTAATGGGATAGATTGGAAACTAAATGGATCAGCTGGATCATATACCTTTACTTGGAGATATGCTAGTACAAGTAACAGGTCCGCAAAATTAGTTGTTGATGGATCTACTGTAGCAAGTAGTATTAGTTTCAATTCTACAGGAAGTTGGACTAGTTGGGAAACAGAATCGGTAACGGTAGATCTTTCTGACGGAGTAAAAGACATCCGCCTAGAAGCTACTAATAACTCAGGACTTGGTAATATTGATTATATACAAGTGACAGGGCCTAATGTCTCTGCATTGGCTTGCACAACTATTGGTGAAGATTGCTCGGATTTCTTTGGAGGGCTTTCAATTACACAAACTAATCCTGGTTGTAGTAATAATAATGGTCAAATCACAGTTAATTTCGAAGATTCGGATGTATATACACAGATTCAGTTAAGTATTGATGGAGGAAACTCATACCCTATTACCGTTAATGACAACGCTGGTTCTTATAGTTTTACTGGTTTAAGTAATGCAGAATATCAAGTTGCTGCTAGGTATGCAGGTGGAGATTGTGACTACAATGTAGCACACCTCATTTTAATTCAGGATTGTGGAGATATTCCTTTAAACCCTGGAGGAGTTTCATGGCACGATAGTTATGAAGCTAATGGATTTTGCTGGTGTAGTACTAATTTTGATCACAATTTAGGAAGCAAAAAAGTAATCGTTAATGGAACTCAATATAGTGTAGTTGATATCTGTGATGAATTAGAAAAGCATCCATTATTTAGATCAAGAAATAATGGAGATAATATATACAATGACGTTCAATGTGGAAATGGACCTATAAATGACTCGAATGATGAACCATTATGTCCAGGTAGGGTTGATATGGGCGTAGAAGGGTGTTTATTAAGAGGTGTACATTGGGATATGGAATGGTTAGCCAGTAGAGACCGTTTTCAAGGAAATAATAGATCTCCTGATATCGTAAAGAATGAAGATCCTATGGTATATCCTAATCCGTTAAACAATGCTGATTTACTGAATATAACTGTTTCAGGTATAGGTACAGCTCAGGTAGAAGTTTATAGCCTAGCTGGTTTACGAATACATTCAGAAAGTGTTAAAGATGAATCAACCACTTTGGATTTAAAACACTTGAATACTGATGTTTACATTATAAAAATCCTAGACAATAAAAAAACATATTTCAGTAAAATAAGTATTCAAAAGTAATCACTTCATATAAGAAATTCTTTGGATAAAGGAAGCTTTTCAAAAATGAAAGGCTTCCTTTATTTTAATTAGGGATCTATATCTCTGAGATTACACTTCCACGTCACAGCTTTTAAAACATTGTAAGGTCTTATATGATAAATATTATCTAAGATACGATAAATCAATTCGCTCTATTTCGCTCATCATCACTACCAAAGCCTCTGTTTTTAACATTAACTTTCTTATTTCCAAAACTATAGCTTAATGAAAAGCGTACATTTCTACTACTATAATTTTGGCCATATATAGTTTTCACACCATTTATCT
Coding sequences:
- a CDS encoding carbohydrate-binding protein; translation: MIKVFILLISLSLSAADITVPLGGNIQDALDDVGSSGGGTVTLASGTFTITSSLKISSNTTLQGSGTYATTIKTTKNIKMIVQSGYGLKNITIQNLTLSGTNASDGGGIEIISYGEDHDTVKISSVRCYNTGWGVHIKGVKNVLVENCDFSENGTAGKEGFAHNMYLRRCYGAVVRNSTFNNSTSANGINISYSEDIEIYDCEMSGNYFRGVRAADTEGYLVHDCIITGNGDFGLGANSENFTTRDIDWKNNCVANNAKDGIYAKSGATGKILNCNSYGNGDDYDVTSTVSQSSNISDSSKTCEDTVETCDSYNAFSQIEAEDFCEQSGIQTGNTNSFVGWVNNGDWVKYENVDFGSGVNSIEISASSGTSGGIIEIRQGSVSGTLLGTVEVTNTGSFTSWETLTASISEINDKQDIYFVFTGGNGYLFDVDWFKFSKETTTNICNSPLVAIIPPSNLTPGISYMYYEGSWNSLPNFNSLTPVSTGVGSTIDLSNVSNGDNFGLTFNGYVNIPNDGNHTFYTTSDDGSSLWIDGNKVVDNDGLHGAREASGIVCLEAGYHKIEVQFFEKTGGNVLTVAYEGPGISKQNIPTYYAVTNNTITIQEDETGFCSAEGTVDSNHTGHTGSGFLNTANVLGNGIDWKLNGSAGSYTFTWRYASTSNRSAKLVVDGSTVASSISFNSTGSWTSWETESVTVDLSDGVKDIRLEATNNSGLGNIDYIQVTGPNVSALACTTIGEDCSDFFGGLSITQTNPGCSNNNGQITVNFEDSDVYTQIQLSIDGGNSYPITVNDNAGSYSFTGLSNAEYQVAARYAGGDCDYNVAHLILIQDCGDIPLNPGGVSWHDSYEANGFCWCSTNFDHNLGSKKVIVNGTQYSVVDICDELEKHPLFRSRNNGDNIYNDVQCGNGPINDSNDEPLCPGRVDMGVEGCLLRGVHWDMEWLASRDRFQGNNRSPDIVKNEDPMVYPNPLNNADLLNITVSGIGTAQVEVYSLAGLRIHSESVKDESTTLDLKHLNTDVYIIKILDNKKTYFSKISIQK